The following is a genomic window from Hydrogenobaculum sp. Y04AAS1.
TGAGTTTTTGCCGCTGGCCACTATGGCATCAAAACTCTCTTCTTGGGCTTTTTCTTTTAAAAACTCACAGATTATAAAATCTCTTATCTCTTTCTCGCTCATACCAGGTTTTACAAAATCAAGAAGCCTTTTATAAACAGCATCGGATTTTTTAACACCTTCTTTCATGGTGTTTATCTCTTCTTTTGACTTTACCTTTCTAAGTAAAAAAGTAGGGTCTTTTTCAAAAGATACGTTTAGATATTTTGAAAGCTCTTCGTAAAAAGCGTAAGAAATGGATTTATCTATGTGTATAGAATCTATGTTTTTGGCTTTTAAAAACTTTGAGATAAACTCTATAAAATCTCCCTCTATATTTATCACTTCCATATGTTTTATCTTTTCTTTAGCCCCTTGTACATACCTTGAGTCTGTAAAAAAGAAAAATTCACCTTCCAAGCAAAGTACATAAGCGTTTGAAGATTTAAACTTAGATAGGTATAAAACATTTGGTTTGTAGGTTACTAAAAAGCTATTTATATGTTTTTCTTTTAAAAGCCCATAAAACTTTTCTAAAATATCTTTCATCTTTTTCTAGAACTCCCGATACCAAGCTTTGCCCTATACTTTGCCACTGTGCGCCTTGATATATTTATGCCGTAATTTCTTAAAATCTCTTCTATATCTTTATCGGTGTATACAGTTTCTTCGTTTTGAATAAGTTTTTTTATCATGTTTAGTATCTCCTCTTGACTTTTTGAGGATACGCTCTCTCTTACAAAAAAAGACCTCAACTTAAACACTCCTTTTGGCGTTTTTACATACTTTGAATTTACAAGCCTTGACACAGTGGATATAGAAATACCAAACTCACCTGCCACATCTTTTAGCATCAAGCTTTTAAGAGGTTTATCTTTTAAAAAAAAGTCCTGCTGTCTTTCTACAACAATCTTTGTGAGCTCTTTCATAAACTTCCTTCTTAAGTTTATAGCCTCTACAAACCTTCTAGCCCTTTGTTTTAAATATCTTTCAAGCTCCTTGTCCTCTAAGCTTTCTTCTATATTTTCTTGAGAAATCTCTACATAGTTATCA
Proteins encoded in this region:
- a CDS encoding aminopeptidase P family protein; this translates as MKDILEKFYGLLKEKHINSFLVTYKPNVLYLSKFKSSNAYVLCLEGEFFFFTDSRYVQGAKEKIKHMEVINIEGDFIEFISKFLKAKNIDSIHIDKSISYAFYEELSKYLNVSFEKDPTFLLRKVKSKEEINTMKEGVKKSDAVYKRLLDFVKPGMSEKEIRDFIICEFLKEKAQEESFDAIVASGKNSAVPHHETSFDVVEKDKPLLVDMGLMWGHYATDFTRTFHIGKPSDEFLKVYNIVKDAHLFAIEKAKSGNILKDVDLAARDYIASKGYGDYFTHSTGHGVGLEIHEDPRVYKTSEDVIEEGYVFTIEPGIYLPNHFGVRLENIVYIENGYPKVMSSISLDLVVL